In a single window of the Roseiconus lacunae genome:
- a CDS encoding alpha/beta hydrolase family protein, whose translation MIRLPAATCVRLTVYVALAWIVGSPTLFAQSSSSGGGGWQADPELIESLSKKRTDFNYREQNVPDFELPDPLRRSDGNGRVQSAQQWSQERRPVLLQTFRDHVYGNRPDTEFEISYEIVQEESNAFDGTAIAKQVRATIDRNGKSLSFDFVMCIPKSERPVPAIVHINNRYFLSLDQILADEDPFWPVKTIVSRGYATASFHTKHVDPDRRDGYDEGVRALLDDGDSDPMSRWKSLSAWGWAGSRVLDYVLRQDGIADSGHAIVGHSRGGKTALWAAAEDERFAVAYSNDSGCGGAALSRRAFGETVARINRSFPYWFCDRFKTYNDRVNELPIDQHDLIALIAPRRVYVASADQDLWADPRGEYLSVVSAAPVYQLFGKETIERRSMPELDSPRHTEATGYHIRRGEHNLKHQDWGYFLDFLDAKHN comes from the coding sequence ATGATACGATTGCCAGCGGCAACCTGTGTTCGCCTGACTGTTTACGTTGCCCTTGCCTGGATTGTTGGTTCGCCCACATTGTTTGCTCAATCATCTTCGAGTGGCGGGGGCGGATGGCAGGCGGATCCTGAATTGATCGAGTCGCTCTCGAAGAAACGTACTGATTTCAACTATCGCGAACAAAACGTCCCGGATTTTGAGTTGCCCGATCCGCTTCGTCGTTCTGACGGGAACGGGAGGGTTCAGTCGGCTCAACAATGGAGCCAAGAGCGTCGACCGGTGTTGCTGCAAACGTTTCGCGATCATGTCTACGGCAATCGCCCCGATACCGAATTTGAAATCAGTTACGAAATCGTCCAAGAAGAATCCAACGCGTTCGACGGGACAGCCATTGCCAAGCAGGTTCGCGCCACCATTGATCGAAACGGTAAGTCGCTGTCGTTTGATTTTGTGATGTGCATCCCTAAATCCGAGCGGCCCGTCCCGGCAATCGTTCACATCAATAACCGCTATTTCCTTTCGCTCGACCAGATCCTTGCCGACGAAGATCCTTTTTGGCCGGTCAAGACGATCGTTAGTCGCGGCTATGCGACGGCCTCGTTTCATACCAAACACGTCGATCCCGATCGCCGTGACGGTTATGACGAAGGCGTGCGTGCACTTCTGGACGACGGCGATTCTGATCCAATGTCCCGTTGGAAGTCGTTGTCGGCATGGGGCTGGGCGGGAAGCCGCGTACTTGATTACGTCCTTCGGCAAGACGGCATCGCCGATTCGGGACATGCGATCGTGGGACATTCGCGTGGAGGCAAGACGGCCCTTTGGGCGGCAGCCGAAGATGAGCGATTCGCCGTTGCATACAGCAACGATTCGGGGTGCGGTGGCGCGGCCCTGTCGCGTCGGGCTTTTGGCGAAACGGTGGCAAGAATCAATCGCTCGTTTCCGTATTGGTTCTGCGATCGATTTAAAACGTACAACGATCGCGTCAATGAGTTGCCGATCGATCAACACGATCTGATTGCCTTGATCGCCCCGCGTCGAGTCTACGTGGCGAGTGCGGACCAAGACCTTTGGGCGGATCCACGCGGCGAATACTTGTCCGTCGTTTCGGCGGCGCCGGTCTATCAGCTCTTTGGCAAAGAAACGATCGAACGACGCTCAATGCCAGAGCTTGATTCACCGCGACACACCGAGGCGACCGGATATCACATTCGTCGCGGCGAACACAATTTAAAGCATCAAGACTGGGGGTACTTCCTCGATTTCCTTGATGCGAAACACAATTGA
- a CDS encoding site-2 protease family protein, with product MLLAEPPNTDYDLRFTVLGFPVRIAVTFWLGAVVFGYELARFASEVIFRGEIGVAPLLIGWAGCLLLSILIHELGHALAFRYYGIESSIVLYHFGGLAIPSGASFSSYAAPRMDEKRDLIIASAGPALQLLSAFVVILLVKLAGYQVFAFHLMPSFLAGLPWVTEGDMLDNRGLLSLITFYILPSVLWALLNLVPVYPLDGGRIARSLIVLNGGTVLQSLWVSVIASAGLAIYALQNGQTMMAIFFGMFAFSNYQMMTPMNNGWR from the coding sequence ATGTTGCTCGCAGAACCACCCAACACCGATTACGACTTGCGATTCACGGTGCTAGGGTTTCCGGTGCGGATCGCGGTCACATTTTGGCTCGGTGCGGTCGTTTTTGGATACGAATTGGCGCGGTTCGCGTCTGAAGTGATCTTTCGTGGTGAAATCGGCGTGGCGCCCTTGCTGATCGGCTGGGCGGGATGCTTGTTGCTGTCGATTTTGATCCACGAACTTGGGCACGCGCTGGCGTTCCGATACTACGGCATCGAGTCCTCGATCGTGTTGTATCACTTTGGCGGCTTGGCCATTCCGTCTGGGGCATCGTTTTCAAGTTATGCGGCACCTCGGATGGATGAAAAACGCGACTTAATCATCGCCTCAGCGGGGCCTGCGTTGCAGTTGCTTTCCGCGTTCGTCGTCATCTTGTTGGTGAAGCTCGCCGGTTACCAAGTGTTCGCGTTTCACCTGATGCCATCGTTCTTGGCTGGTTTGCCATGGGTGACCGAAGGCGACATGTTGGATAATCGAGGACTGCTGTCGTTGATTACGTTCTACATCCTGCCGAGTGTGTTGTGGGCGCTGTTGAACTTGGTCCCAGTGTATCCACTCGATGGTGGTCGAATTGCACGAAGCTTGATCGTGCTCAATGGCGGTACGGTCCTTCAATCGCTGTGGGTTAGTGTGATCGCAAGTGCCGGGCTAGCGATTTACGCGTTGCAGAATGGACAAACGATGATGGCGATCTTCTTTGGAATGTTTGCCTTCAGCAACTACCAAATGATGACACCAATGAACAACGGATGGCGTTAG
- a CDS encoding cupin domain-containing protein, which produces MLGPEVVDLTELPGVECPCGVARRAFAEREDFPGTVHWTQIQCDAKTHYHREHTEVYVVLECGEDAAIELNGRLHPVRPMTSVLIPPGTRHRAVGEMNVMIVCLPKFDPEDEHFD; this is translated from the coding sequence ATGCTCGGCCCCGAAGTTGTTGATTTAACCGAACTCCCTGGCGTGGAATGCCCCTGTGGCGTCGCGCGACGGGCGTTTGCCGAACGAGAGGACTTCCCGGGAACCGTTCACTGGACACAAATTCAGTGCGACGCAAAGACGCACTACCATCGCGAACATACGGAAGTTTATGTGGTGCTGGAATGCGGCGAAGACGCGGCGATCGAGTTGAACGGGCGGCTGCACCCCGTTCGACCGATGACGTCGGTTTTGATTCCACCGGGAACCCGCCATCGGGCGGTCGGCGAGATGAACGTGATGATCGTCTGTTTGCCCAAGTTTGATCCCGAAGATGAGCACTTTGACTGA
- a CDS encoding VIT1/CCC1 transporter family protein translates to MARARPSRQELIRQHSTAEIRTRLETENRAGYLSDAVYGGIDGTVTTFAVVSGVAGAGLSSDIVIILGFANLIGDGFSMAASNYLGTRVEQQLHDDVRETEKHHIDVYPEGEREEVRQIFAAKGFEGDDLERAVEIITQDRNRWIDTMLTDEYGLSLIRRSPVRAAVATMIAFNVIGFIPLLAFVIAWFAPQMMTHPYMTSTFLTAVAFFSVGAIKSKFVDERWYFAGGETLIVGGAAALLAYLVGAFLGNLIG, encoded by the coding sequence ATGGCAAGAGCACGGCCCAGTCGGCAAGAGCTAATTCGTCAGCATAGCACCGCTGAAATTCGAACTCGATTAGAGACCGAAAACCGAGCCGGCTATTTATCCGACGCGGTTTATGGCGGAATCGATGGGACCGTAACAACGTTCGCCGTTGTGTCCGGTGTCGCCGGGGCGGGGTTGTCGTCAGATATCGTGATCATCTTGGGGTTTGCCAATCTGATCGGAGACGGTTTTTCGATGGCGGCAAGCAATTATCTTGGCACTCGGGTCGAGCAGCAATTGCATGACGACGTTCGCGAAACGGAGAAACATCATATTGACGTATACCCCGAAGGCGAACGCGAAGAAGTCCGCCAAATTTTTGCGGCAAAGGGATTCGAAGGTGACGACTTAGAACGCGCCGTCGAAATCATCACGCAAGATCGCAATCGCTGGATCGACACGATGTTGACCGACGAATACGGACTGAGCCTGATTCGTCGATCGCCGGTGCGCGCCGCTGTGGCGACGATGATCGCTTTCAACGTCATCGGTTTTATTCCGTTGCTTGCGTTCGTCATCGCTTGGTTCGCACCGCAGATGATGACGCATCCGTATATGACGAGTACGTTTTTGACCGCAGTCGCTTTTTTTTCCGTCGGAGCCATCAAATCCAAATTTGTCGACGAGCGTTGGTACTTCGCCGGCGGTGAAACCCTAATTGTGGGAGGGGCGGCGGCCTTGCTCGCTTATCTGGTCGGAGCGTTTTTGGGCAATCTGATCGGATGA
- a CDS encoding ABC transporter ATP-binding protein, translated as MSESTTDQQSRPRHATPGDVVFRVHGLTKVYPMGEIEVHALRGVDLELYAGEFIVILGASGSGKSTLLNILGGLDVPSSGQVMFRNAELTDSDEDELTWYRRRHVGFIFQFYNLISSLTARENVALVADIAADPMLPHDALELVGLADRMDHYPSQLSGGQQQRVAIARAIGKRPDVLFCDEPTGALDVKTGAVVLEAISRINAQLGTLTAVITHNAAIAEMAHRVIVLSDGRVSEIRVNEARKTASEVVW; from the coding sequence ATGAGCGAAAGCACTACCGATCAGCAGTCACGACCGCGTCACGCTACCCCGGGCGATGTTGTCTTTCGTGTCCACGGCTTGACGAAGGTTTACCCAATGGGAGAAATCGAAGTCCATGCGCTTCGCGGCGTCGACCTGGAGCTGTATGCGGGTGAGTTCATCGTTATTTTGGGGGCCTCGGGAAGCGGCAAGTCGACACTGCTGAATATTCTGGGCGGATTGGATGTTCCCTCGTCGGGGCAGGTGATGTTTCGAAATGCAGAACTGACCGATAGTGACGAGGACGAATTAACGTGGTACCGACGTCGGCACGTTGGGTTTATCTTTCAGTTCTATAATTTGATCTCAAGCCTGACGGCACGTGAAAATGTTGCCTTAGTCGCCGACATCGCGGCTGATCCGATGCTTCCGCACGACGCATTAGAATTGGTCGGATTGGCTGACCGAATGGATCACTATCCGTCACAGCTTTCTGGCGGACAACAACAGCGTGTCGCGATCGCACGCGCTATCGGAAAACGCCCCGATGTTCTGTTCTGTGATGAACCGACCGGAGCGTTGGATGTTAAAACCGGCGCCGTGGTGCTCGAAGCGATCTCACGAATCAATGCACAACTTGGCACGTTAACCGCGGTGATCACGCACAACGCGGCGATCGCCGAAATGGCCCATCGCGTCATCGTACTGTCCGACGGACGTGTCTCGGAGATCCGTGTCAACGAAGCACGCAAGACGGCAAGCGAAGTAGTCTGGTGA
- a CDS encoding ABC transporter permease codes for MSTLDRILIADVRHMWRQFLAIGVLLACGIAIFLMSGNTIVSLETSQRLYYNDGRFAEVFVSLVRAPNRLASRVKQIPGVRRVQTRLVRDVLLDIPSMVEPASCKLVSIDPDPSQSLNRLFLRRGRMPRPTGRVEVVVSELFAEKQGFQPGDQVQAILSGRKETLTIVGIGLSPEFIYVVQPGLMVTDDRRYGVMWIPRRQMEAAFSMEGAFNNLSVSLRPKANVAEVRFQLDRLTRPYGGTDSYDRDDQPSHRRLTDEIDQMKTMAFVTPSIFMAVSAFLFNIVFSRLIGQQKEQIATLRAFGYLPREIVFHYIKMVAVLVGGGVVLGLGLGVWMSGWILVQYARFFRFPTMLHEFSYNSALIAAVLALTISLLGTYSAIRRASRLVPAEAMRPEAPRNYRGLWAERLGLARFLSPIGAMIVRRLETNRRATLLSVLGMSLGLAVLVLGSFMEDTVDFVIDSEFQRSQRQDVMLNFVETRSADAVHDVAHLPGVTRVEAFRTVPARVNHGRRSYRVAIMGLVEHPTLYRILDEHQQAIRLPERGGLTITRKLAEILNAREGTPLRVAVLEGDRLTLELPVAKVFENYTEPGAYINRLELNRLLRESNEVSGVALSVAPGSIQDLYQEVKQTPSIAGAMDKQAAMENFRDLVAESTSVMRSVNAIFATLIAFGVIYNCAMIILSERSRDLATLRVMGFTRLEAAWVLLGEIAIITALSIPVGLLFGYAFAYLMAFAMDTESFRFPLVIETSTYAYSVVVILIAALVSSLYVRRQVNDLDMIGVLKVKE; via the coding sequence ATGAGTACGCTCGACCGCATCTTGATCGCCGACGTCCGGCACATGTGGCGTCAGTTTTTAGCCATCGGGGTTTTGCTCGCCTGCGGGATCGCGATTTTCTTGATGAGTGGCAACACGATTGTCTCACTCGAAACCAGCCAACGTCTCTACTACAACGACGGGCGATTTGCCGAGGTCTTTGTCAGCCTGGTTCGAGCTCCCAACCGACTTGCATCGCGAGTCAAACAGATCCCCGGCGTCCGCCGAGTTCAAACGAGATTGGTTCGCGATGTTTTGTTGGACATTCCCAGTATGGTCGAACCGGCGTCGTGCAAATTGGTATCGATCGACCCCGATCCGAGCCAAAGTCTGAACCGTTTGTTTCTTCGTCGTGGACGGATGCCCCGGCCGACAGGGCGTGTGGAAGTCGTCGTCAGCGAGTTGTTCGCCGAGAAACAAGGCTTCCAACCAGGAGACCAAGTGCAAGCGATTCTAAGTGGCCGCAAGGAAACGCTGACGATCGTCGGTATCGGACTATCCCCGGAGTTCATCTACGTCGTGCAGCCAGGACTGATGGTGACCGACGACCGCCGTTACGGTGTGATGTGGATTCCACGCCGACAAATGGAAGCGGCATTTAGCATGGAAGGCGCCTTCAACAATTTGTCGGTCTCACTGCGTCCGAAAGCCAACGTCGCCGAAGTGCGTTTTCAGCTCGATCGCCTCACGCGGCCTTATGGTGGCACCGACAGTTACGACCGCGACGATCAACCGTCTCATCGCAGGCTTACCGACGAAATTGATCAAATGAAAACGATGGCCTTCGTCACGCCGTCGATTTTCATGGCGGTGTCTGCGTTTCTGTTCAACATTGTCTTCTCGCGTTTGATCGGCCAACAAAAAGAACAGATCGCGACGCTGCGAGCGTTCGGATACTTGCCTCGCGAAATCGTCTTCCACTATATCAAGATGGTCGCGGTATTGGTCGGCGGCGGCGTGGTGCTTGGCTTGGGGCTCGGGGTTTGGATGTCGGGATGGATTCTCGTCCAATATGCGAGATTCTTTCGCTTTCCGACAATGCTTCACGAGTTCTCGTACAACAGCGCCCTGATCGCCGCGGTTCTGGCACTGACAATCTCATTGCTAGGGACTTATTCGGCGATTCGACGTGCCAGTCGACTGGTCCCTGCCGAAGCGATGCGTCCGGAGGCTCCCAGGAACTACCGTGGCCTATGGGCCGAACGACTCGGACTCGCGCGGTTCCTTTCACCGATCGGTGCGATGATCGTGCGACGTTTGGAAACCAATCGTCGCGCAACGCTACTTTCTGTCCTCGGTATGTCATTGGGACTGGCGGTCTTGGTGCTCGGTTCATTCATGGAAGATACCGTCGACTTCGTGATCGATTCGGAGTTTCAACGTTCACAACGACAAGACGTCATGCTGAACTTTGTTGAAACACGTTCGGCCGACGCGGTGCATGATGTCGCCCATTTGCCGGGAGTAACCCGTGTCGAAGCCTTTCGTACCGTTCCCGCTCGGGTCAACCACGGACGACGGTCCTACCGGGTCGCGATCATGGGACTCGTCGAACACCCGACGTTGTATCGTATTCTTGACGAACACCAACAAGCGATCCGGCTACCCGAGCGCGGTGGCCTAACCATCACACGGAAACTGGCCGAGATCCTGAATGCTCGCGAAGGCACCCCGCTTCGTGTCGCCGTGCTCGAAGGTGATCGTTTGACGCTCGAACTTCCGGTCGCAAAAGTTTTTGAAAACTACACCGAGCCCGGCGCCTACATCAATCGACTCGAACTGAATCGATTACTTCGCGAAAGCAACGAGGTTTCCGGAGTCGCCCTGTCAGTGGCCCCAGGATCGATTCAAGACCTTTATCAAGAAGTAAAACAGACCCCGAGCATTGCCGGGGCGATGGATAAACAAGCGGCGATGGAAAACTTTCGCGATCTGGTTGCCGAAAGCACTTCGGTGATGCGGTCCGTCAATGCGATCTTCGCGACACTGATCGCGTTCGGCGTGATTTACAATTGCGCGATGATCATTCTTTCGGAACGATCACGCGACTTGGCAACACTTCGTGTGATGGGATTCACGAGGCTCGAAGCCGCCTGGGTTTTGCTTGGTGAAATCGCCATCATTACGGCGTTGTCGATCCCAGTCGGATTGCTCTTCGGATATGCCTTCGCCTACCTGATGGCTTTCGCGATGGATACCGAATCGTTTCGATTCCCGTTGGTAATCGAAACATCGACTTACGCTTACTCGGTCGTCGTTATTTTGATCGCCGCCCTGGTCAGTAGCCTTTATGTGCGGCGTCAGGTCAACGACCTCGACATGATCGGTGTACTCAAAGTCAAAGAGTGA
- a CDS encoding nitrilase-related carbon-nitrogen hydrolase, giving the protein MQVVAIQLDMVWEDRAANHQRVEQLIDATAIAPGSLVMLPEMFETGFSMNPERTKQSEDREGEALLRRLAAKYDVAMMGGVVNEYSAGDVANECVAFAPDGRELVRYRKMRPFSLSGEADHYGAGTQYRLFEWQGVKIAPFVCYDLRFPELFRAAVKDGAELITLIACWPAKRSEHWVRLMQARAIENLAYVVGVNRCGEEPSLKFDGRSSAFDHLGNCLFEASDQVQALKTELDFGELRRWREKFPALRDLKANADL; this is encoded by the coding sequence ATGCAAGTGGTCGCAATTCAACTCGACATGGTCTGGGAAGACCGCGCGGCGAACCATCAACGTGTCGAACAACTGATCGACGCGACGGCGATCGCACCTGGTTCGCTGGTGATGTTGCCAGAGATGTTTGAGACGGGGTTCAGCATGAACCCTGAACGCACCAAGCAATCCGAAGATCGCGAAGGCGAGGCATTGCTGCGACGATTGGCGGCAAAGTACGACGTCGCGATGATGGGTGGGGTCGTCAACGAGTACTCCGCCGGTGATGTCGCCAATGAGTGTGTCGCGTTTGCCCCGGACGGAAGGGAATTGGTTCGCTATCGCAAAATGCGACCGTTCTCGCTGTCTGGCGAAGCCGACCACTACGGTGCTGGCACGCAGTACCGCCTCTTTGAATGGCAAGGGGTCAAGATCGCACCGTTCGTCTGCTATGACCTTCGCTTTCCCGAATTGTTTCGTGCCGCGGTCAAGGATGGCGCCGAATTGATCACATTGATCGCTTGTTGGCCGGCGAAGCGATCTGAACATTGGGTTCGGTTGATGCAAGCGAGGGCGATTGAAAACCTGGCTTACGTGGTGGGGGTCAATCGCTGCGGCGAGGAACCCAGCTTGAAGTTCGATGGTCGATCGAGCGCGTTCGATCACTTGGGAAACTGCTTATTCGAAGCTAGCGACCAAGTTCAGGCATTGAAAACCGAATTGGACTTTGGTGAATTGCGTCGATGGCGGGAAAAGTTCCCCGCGCTTCGCGATCTAAAAGCGAATGCAGACCTATAA
- a CDS encoding pyridoxal phosphate-dependent aminotransferase encodes MTVQSTRALEVQDPVIPIVANLARENAGTISLGQGVVHYRPPQAVFDAVSRCAAEPSLDRYGPVLGEVSLLEKLRGKLFHENGIDLGRADASVVCTAGGNMAFFNAVLAIANPGDEIILLAPYYFNHRMAIELAGCRTVVVQTDQDCQPDLELIRQAITPKTRAIVTVSPNNPTGVVYSESMLRAINAVCADRDLFHIADEAYEYFVHDQPHFSVGSVDGADSHTISLYSLSKSYALAGWRLGYMVVPNQLLDALRKIQDTDLICPPQICQVAASAALDAGKAWCIKRIDGLPAVRDIALDSLSSLRDRCQIATPGGAFYLFLRLQSDRSDMDIVRQLITRYRVAVLPGSAFGAQGCTLRVSYGALEQATVAEGMGRLQRGLTEILTD; translated from the coding sequence ATGACGGTGCAATCGACCCGTGCACTCGAAGTCCAGGATCCAGTGATCCCGATCGTGGCCAATCTGGCTCGGGAAAACGCAGGAACAATCTCTTTGGGGCAAGGCGTGGTGCACTACCGACCGCCTCAAGCTGTCTTTGACGCGGTTAGTCGTTGTGCGGCCGAACCATCGCTCGATCGCTACGGTCCGGTGCTTGGCGAAGTATCGCTGTTGGAAAAATTACGTGGCAAACTTTTCCACGAAAACGGCATCGACCTTGGACGTGCCGACGCATCGGTCGTCTGTACCGCTGGCGGGAACATGGCTTTCTTTAATGCCGTTCTGGCAATTGCCAACCCGGGTGACGAGATCATTCTGCTGGCACCGTATTACTTCAATCACCGAATGGCGATTGAATTGGCGGGTTGCCGAACGGTGGTTGTGCAAACCGATCAGGATTGCCAACCCGATCTCGAATTGATCCGGCAAGCGATTACGCCCAAGACGCGAGCCATCGTCACGGTGTCCCCAAACAATCCGACCGGAGTCGTCTATTCCGAGTCGATGCTACGGGCGATCAATGCCGTGTGTGCCGACCGCGATTTGTTCCATATCGCTGACGAAGCCTACGAATACTTCGTGCACGATCAACCGCACTTTTCGGTTGGCTCGGTTGACGGGGCGGATTCACATACGATCTCGCTGTACTCGCTGTCAAAATCATATGCACTTGCCGGTTGGCGATTGGGGTACATGGTGGTTCCCAATCAGCTTCTCGATGCGTTACGCAAAATCCAGGACACCGACCTCATCTGTCCGCCACAGATTTGTCAGGTGGCTGCGTCGGCGGCGCTCGATGCCGGAAAAGCTTGGTGCATCAAACGTATCGACGGTTTGCCCGCCGTCCGAGACATCGCACTTGATAGCCTGTCGAGTCTTCGGGATCGTTGCCAAATTGCGACACCGGGCGGTGCGTTTTATTTGTTTCTTCGCCTGCAAAGTGATCGATCCGATATGGACATCGTCCGTCAATTGATCACTCGCTACCGTGTCGCAGTGCTCCCCGGCAGTGCCTTTGGTGCGCAAGGGTGTACGCTACGCGTTTCCTACGGCGCACTCGAGCAGGCGACGGTGGCCGAAGGCATGGGGCGATTGCAACGAGGGCTGACGGAAATCCTGACCGATTGA
- a CDS encoding Mrp/NBP35 family ATP-binding protein, whose translation MPTDEASIRQLLDSHPDPETGRPMGSMGQIGAIEIQPDNIAIEIGLSSHSMPIQADVCDAIESKVVASNPGQAVKVSVNEHPRPAARVGQTALRAKSVIAVGSGKGGVGKSSVAASIALALRHLGSKVGLMDADVYGPSLPHLLGLGGRPAMSEDKRIEPITLRDDAAGRPMPVMSMGFLVEPDQAVIWRGPMLHGSINQFLGMTDWGELDYLIIDMPPGTGDVALTLSQAVPLSGSVVVCTPQEVALLDAVKAIAMYKKVNIPILGIVENMSGFLCPDNGKTYDIFGSGGAREKAEELKVPFLGGLPIDIELRKACDDGLLPALIRDNETARRPFERIAQSLVRTIASRNITAPPKPSLPTL comes from the coding sequence ATGCCTACCGACGAAGCTTCGATCCGACAACTGCTCGATTCTCACCCCGATCCTGAAACCGGTCGCCCGATGGGTTCGATGGGCCAGATCGGGGCGATTGAAATTCAGCCCGATAACATCGCCATAGAGATTGGCCTATCGTCGCACTCGATGCCGATTCAAGCGGACGTTTGTGACGCCATTGAATCCAAGGTCGTGGCATCCAACCCTGGTCAAGCCGTCAAGGTTTCGGTCAACGAGCACCCACGACCGGCGGCCCGTGTCGGGCAAACCGCGTTGCGGGCCAAGAGTGTGATCGCGGTTGGCAGTGGTAAAGGTGGCGTCGGCAAAAGCTCTGTCGCCGCTTCGATCGCCCTCGCGCTGCGTCATCTAGGATCCAAAGTCGGGTTGATGGACGCCGATGTCTACGGCCCTAGCCTACCGCACTTGCTGGGGCTCGGCGGACGACCCGCAATGAGCGAAGACAAACGCATCGAACCGATCACGTTGCGTGATGATGCCGCAGGCCGGCCGATGCCCGTGATGTCGATGGGCTTTCTGGTCGAACCCGATCAAGCGGTCATCTGGCGAGGTCCGATGCTGCACGGATCGATCAACCAGTTCCTCGGTATGACCGATTGGGGCGAACTGGATTATTTGATCATCGACATGCCCCCCGGCACCGGTGACGTCGCCCTCACGCTGTCGCAAGCCGTTCCGCTTTCGGGAAGCGTGGTCGTTTGCACGCCACAGGAAGTCGCACTTTTGGACGCCGTCAAAGCGATCGCGATGTATAAGAAGGTCAATATCCCCATCCTTGGCATCGTCGAAAACATGAGCGGGTTCTTGTGCCCGGACAACGGCAAGACCTACGACATTTTTGGTTCCGGTGGCGCCCGCGAAAAAGCAGAGGAACTGAAGGTGCCGTTCCTTGGCGGGTTACCGATCGATATCGAACTGCGAAAGGCATGTGACGACGGCCTCTTACCGGCCCTGATTCGTGACAACGAAACGGCACGTCGGCCCTTCGAGCGAATCGCACAGTCGCTCGTCCGCACGATTGCTTCGCGCAACATCACCGCCCCCCCCAAGCCCAGCCTGCCGACGCTGTAG